The Mytilus galloprovincialis chromosome 2, xbMytGall1.hap1.1, whole genome shotgun sequence genome has a window encoding:
- the LOC143063540 gene encoding uncharacterized protein LOC143063540, whose product MKAFHTSVLIMTVFTTIFAVKEHPISVSDTGEGTACDTDMEVANTCLACSRINRDIAVRITDCCTEPKAYTVCQICTKDPSGCLEDARSISSDEYIDDGSSEETEVDKRYGRMFMGGWSYPGRQDKRYGKMFVGGGYPGRSFLFGNRMNKRFGRVFSNGYGYPYRSSTKFGKRFGRLFTSQTGGNKRYGSLFLGKSRW is encoded by the coding sequence ATGAAAGCCTTTCATACGTCCGTGCTTATTATGACCGTGTTCACCACAATTTTTGCCGTTAAAGAACATCCTATTTCGGTGAGTGACACGGGGGAAGGAACAGCCTGTGATACAGACATGGAAGTGGCTAATACGTGTCTTGCATGTTCCCGCATAAATCGAGACATTGCCGTTCGCATAACTGATTGCTGTACAGAACCAAAGGCATACACCGTGTGTCAAATATGTACAAAAGATCCAAGCGGTTGTCTTGAAGATGCAAGAAGTATCTCAAGCGACGAATACATAGATGATGGATCCTCTGAGGAGACTGAAGTAGACAAGAGATATGGTCGAATGTTTATGGGAGGCTGGTCGTATCCAGGACGACAAGATAagcgttatggtaaaatgtttgtcGGAGGAGGTTATCCTGGTCGATCATTCCTCTTTGGAAATCGGATGAATAAGAGGTTTGGAAGAGTATTTTCTAATGGATATGGGTACCCGTATCGATCTAGTACAAAGTTTGGGAAGCGATTTGGAAGGCTGTTTACTTCACAGACCGGAGGAAACAAGCGGTATGGGTCGTTGTTTCTGGGAAAGAGCAGGTGGTGA
- the LOC143063537 gene encoding tRNA (guanine(27)-N(2))-dimethyltransferase-like isoform X1: MTTPVQKRPCIESNRIQSVRNMVLCVLSAEVRQRHEPLYCVDVLDKSGQSGTLWKNVLKDQIHVTIADREIDDSLKTNLDTYSLKSRDLPLDINRIPGDPMEPQHVNEIFTAKCSANVVLHMEAFDFINMNPNQHLVNVLDSAAMNLKHNGILCVSSTDISSKFTRTAHVIHRHYGASVIKTSYMKELALRIVIANIVRSCAKCNKGIDVLLSVCANDNFLIVVRILRGAKEGDSCVNKIVPVLHCQICEERVFHPNTLSPQEDPYSLLPCSCNKNNPGKTAVILGPAWSGKLFNVSFLESMLHGCKDMDWNFSDSFSIETLMEEAKCPKCSLPEDNSEEPDQKKTKLSPPEEPMPPFYYNLHGMKLKSVEHPKFSRLLEYLRQDGYKCSRTHLDVYGVRTNATLKQITDIMYKYCKQKS; this comes from the exons ATGACAACACCAGTTCAAAAGCGACCATGTATCGAGAGCAACAGAATTCAAAGCGTCAG aaACATGGTATTATGTGTACTATCAGCAGAGGTCAGGCAGCGTCATGAACCACTGTATTGtgtggatgttttagataaatctg GTCAATCTGGAACATTATGGAAGAATGTCTTGAAAGATCAAATCCATGTGACTATAGCAGACAGGGAGATTGATGATTCTTTGAAGACAAATTTAGACACATACAGTCTGAAAAGTCGGGATTTACCATTAGATATAAATAGAATACCTGGAGATCCTATGGAACCACAACATGTCAATGAAATTTTTACTGCAAAATGTTCAGCTAATGTTGTTCTACATATGGAAGCCTTCGATTTCAT AAACATGAATCCAAACCAACATTTAGTCAATGTTTTAGATTCAGCAGCAATGAACCTAAAGCATAATGGAATATTGTGTGTCTCATCTACAGACATTTCATCCAAATTTACAAGAACTGCTCACGTCATACATAGACATTACGGAGCAAGTGTTATCAAAACTAGTTATATGAAAGAATTAGCTCTCAGAATTGTCATAGCAAATATAGTCAG GTCATGTGCAAAATGTAACAAAGGAATAGATGTGTTATTATCGGTGTGTGCAAATGACAATTTCCTCATTGTTGTACGTATTTTAAGAGGGGCCAAAGAAGGGGATAGCTGCGTAAATAAAATTGTACCAGTTCTACACTGTCAAATATGTGAAGAGAGAGTTTTTCATCCCAACACATTGTCTCCGCAAG aAGACCCATACAGTTTGCTACCATGTTCCTGCAATAAGAATAATCCTGGGAAGACTGCTGTTATTTTAGGACCTGCCTG gtcTGGAAAACTTTTCAATGTTTCCTTTTTAGAGTCCATGTTACATGGTTGTAAAGACATGGATTGGAATTTCTCAGATAGTTTCAGTATTGAAACTTTAATGGAAGAAGCAAAGTGTCCAAAATGTTCCCTGCCAGAAGACAACAGTGAGGAACCAGATCAGAAGAAGACAAAGTTATCTCCCCCTGAAGAACCAATGCCACCATTTTACTATAATCTTCATGGCATGAAATTGAAATCAGTTGAACATCCAAA attCAGTCGTTTGTTAGAGTACCTGAGACAAGATGGATATAAATGTAGCCGGACACACTTAGATGTCTATGGTGTCAGAACAAATGCAACACTGAAACAGATAACAGACATTATGTACAAATACTGTAAACAAAAGTCCTGA